In bacterium, the following are encoded in one genomic region:
- a CDS encoding CTP synthase — translation MVKRKITKYIFVTGGVVSSLGKGLAAASIGRILESRGFRVTLIKLDPYINVDPGTMNPFQHGEVYVTEDGAETDLDLGHYMRFTNARFTKKNNVTAGQVYYSVINKERRGEYLGGTVQVIPHITDEIKRRIRALARGNDIVIVEIGGTVGDIEGLPFLEAVRQFKFDMKAEHVLYVHLTLIPYIKAAGELKTKPTQHSVKTLSQIGIQPDILLCRTETSLPKELKKKIALFCNVDQEAVIAAKDVECIYEVPLIFEQDGLGNAIVTRLNLPKRRPNLSQWEEMVRVMTSAPEGPTVAIVGKYVLLKDSYKSLLEAFAHGGYANGVRVRLKMVDAEDVERDGPERWLADVDGLMVPGGFGKRGIEGMISAIRYARTTERPFFGICLGMQCAVIEFARNVCNLPGANSTEFDSDTQYPVIYFMPEQRRVRKKGASMRLGAMQCTLVKGTLAQSIYGEDVILERHRHRYEINSEFFPLLAKYRMVTSGFYEKKNLVEIVELPDHPWFLAVQFHPEWCSKPDRPHPLFTSFTAAMLKFRQR, via the coding sequence GTGGTCAAGAGAAAAATCACGAAATACATATTCGTTACCGGTGGTGTCGTATCGTCGCTGGGGAAAGGACTTGCGGCTGCCTCAATAGGGCGCATTTTAGAGAGCCGTGGCTTCAGGGTAACGCTCATCAAGCTCGACCCTTACATCAACGTTGATCCCGGAACGATGAACCCGTTCCAGCACGGCGAGGTCTATGTAACTGAGGACGGGGCTGAGACGGACCTCGATCTGGGGCACTACATGCGCTTCACGAACGCCAGGTTCACGAAGAAGAATAACGTTACAGCCGGCCAGGTTTACTACTCCGTCATAAACAAGGAACGACGAGGAGAATACCTCGGCGGAACAGTCCAGGTCATCCCCCACATTACCGATGAGATCAAGCGTCGGATTCGTGCGCTTGCACGAGGTAACGACATCGTGATTGTGGAGATCGGTGGGACGGTCGGCGACATCGAGGGCTTGCCTTTTCTTGAGGCAGTTCGGCAGTTCAAGTTCGATATGAAGGCAGAGCACGTGCTTTATGTTCACCTCACGCTGATCCCGTATATCAAGGCCGCTGGCGAGCTCAAGACCAAGCCGACGCAGCACAGCGTTAAAACGCTCAGCCAGATCGGCATCCAGCCGGACATACTGCTCTGCCGGACCGAGACATCCCTTCCCAAGGAGCTCAAGAAAAAAATCGCGCTCTTCTGCAACGTTGATCAGGAGGCCGTAATCGCGGCCAAGGACGTCGAGTGCATTTACGAGGTCCCGCTGATTTTTGAGCAAGATGGCCTTGGCAACGCAATCGTAACACGATTGAACCTTCCCAAAAGAAGGCCCAATCTTTCACAGTGGGAGGAAATGGTTCGGGTAATGACGTCAGCCCCAGAGGGCCCGACGGTCGCTATAGTCGGCAAGTATGTCCTGCTGAAAGATTCCTACAAGAGCCTGCTCGAGGCGTTTGCGCACGGCGGCTACGCCAACGGCGTCCGCGTCAGGCTGAAGATGGTTGACGCGGAGGATGTCGAGCGCGATGGGCCGGAGAGATGGCTTGCCGACGTTGACGGCCTCATGGTTCCGGGCGGCTTTGGCAAGCGAGGCATCGAGGGCATGATCAGCGCCATTCGATACGCCCGAACCACCGAGCGACCCTTCTTCGGCATCTGCCTTGGGATGCAGTGTGCGGTGATAGAGTTCGCCAGGAACGTCTGCAACCTGCCCGGCGCAAACAGCACCGAGTTCGACAGCGACACGCAGTATCCGGTCATCTATTTCATGCCCGAACAGCGCAGGGTCAGGAAGAAAGGCGCCTCGATGAGGCTAGGGGCAATGCAGTGTACTCTGGTCAAGGGGACGCTCGCACAGTCGATTTACGGCGAGGATGTCATCTTGGAGCGCCATAGACACCGATACGAGATCAATAGCGAGTTCTTCCCCCTTCTCGCCAAATATCGAATGGTTACCTCAGGCTTCTACGAGAAGAAAAACCTCGTCGAGATAGTCGAGCTGCCCGACCATCCGTGGTTCTTGGCCGTGCAGTTTCATCCTGAGTGGTGCTCAAAGCCCGACAGGCCGCACCCGCTCTTCACGTCGTTCACGGCTGCGATGCTCAAGTTCCGCCAGCGCTAG
- the kdsB gene encoding 3-deoxy-manno-octulosonate cytidylyltransferase: protein MARSVVLIPARYSSTRFPGKILTEILGKPMIMWVYERAGLVSLADDVIVATDDLRIFNAVKDFGGKALMTSDSHQSGSDRIAEAALSLDCDIVVNVQGDEPLLDPEAVDLCIQELLQDPGQETVTLRTPIRGVDELFDPNTVKLVCSADDYVLYFSRSPIPCVAELADAFKKGSLPKKRFRSCDITFYKHIGVYAYRKDFLIRLSQMAQTPLERAERLEQLRILENGYPIKALLTKSPMKNVDVPEDVPEVERLLRQLHFPQSP from the coding sequence ATGGCAAGAAGCGTAGTACTAATCCCTGCAAGATACTCATCGACCAGGTTTCCGGGCAAGATTCTGACAGAGATTCTCGGCAAGCCGATGATAATGTGGGTTTACGAGCGTGCGGGCCTGGTCTCGTTGGCGGATGATGTGATCGTAGCCACTGACGACCTGAGGATATTTAACGCTGTGAAGGACTTCGGGGGAAAGGCCCTAATGACTTCGGATTCGCATCAAAGCGGCTCGGACAGAATAGCCGAGGCGGCGCTGAGCCTCGACTGCGACATCGTGGTGAACGTGCAGGGCGATGAGCCGCTTCTCGATCCCGAGGCTGTCGATCTTTGCATACAGGAGCTGTTGCAGGACCCCGGCCAAGAGACAGTAACGTTGCGAACTCCGATTCGTGGTGTTGACGAGCTTTTCGACCCCAATACCGTAAAGCTCGTGTGCTCCGCCGATGACTACGTGTTGTACTTCTCTCGCTCGCCAATACCGTGCGTGGCCGAGCTGGCCGATGCCTTCAAGAAAGGGTCTCTGCCCAAAAAGCGTTTCAGAAGTTGCGATATAACGTTTTACAAGCACATTGGTGTCTATGCCTACCGTAAAGATTTCCTGATACGGCTCTCACAGATGGCGCAGACACCATTGGAGCGCGCCGAGAGGCTGGAACAGCTGCGCATTCTGGAGAACGGCTACCCCATCAAGGCACTTCTGACCAAGTCGCCGATGAAAAACGTGGATGTGCCCGAGGATGTGCCAGAGGTCGAAAGGCTGCTGAGGCAGCTACATTTCCCACAATCACCCTAG
- the scpB gene encoding SMC-Scp complex subunit ScpB produces MTNHDGSNLAQTSSVDASTLRMIVEAVLFVATDPVSHEQLVGLFGQKVAREQVANALSSLWEQYEKADGALQVVEIGGGFKMTTRAQLAPWIEKFFTKRRKLSLSRASLEVVSIVAYQQPVTISQIDYVRGVDSAGVVRGLLKLGLITVTGRKKGPGRALLLGTTDKFLDHFGLSSLDALPRPEELGNLSGVNQMLDE; encoded by the coding sequence TTGACCAATCATGACGGATCAAACCTGGCTCAAACCTCCTCGGTTGATGCGAGCACGTTGCGCATGATCGTGGAGGCGGTCCTGTTCGTGGCGACCGACCCGGTGTCGCACGAGCAGCTTGTTGGGCTGTTTGGGCAGAAGGTCGCTAGGGAACAAGTAGCAAATGCGCTTTCGTCGCTCTGGGAGCAATATGAGAAGGCTGATGGCGCACTTCAGGTCGTCGAGATAGGCGGGGGGTTCAAAATGACAACTCGCGCGCAGCTTGCCCCGTGGATAGAGAAGTTCTTCACAAAAAGACGCAAACTATCGCTATCAAGAGCGAGTTTGGAGGTTGTCTCCATAGTGGCTTATCAGCAACCAGTTACGATTTCACAGATTGACTACGTGCGAGGCGTCGATTCGGCCGGCGTGGTTCGGGGTCTTCTCAAGCTCGGTCTCATCACGGTCACGGGCCGGAAGAAAGGCCCAGGTAGGGCGCTCTTGCTGGGTACGACGGACAAGTTCCTTGATCATTTCGGGCTTTCGAGTTTGGATGCGCTGCCCAGGCCGGAGGAGTTGGGCAATCTCAGCGGCGTCAATCAAATGCTTGATGAATAG
- the rfaE1 gene encoding D-glycero-beta-D-manno-heptose-7-phosphate kinase, protein MSKDDLNEYRRLVDLFKDKSIMVVGDLMVDQYMWGEVSRVSQEAPVPIVLINKRSFRLGGACNVANNIAMLGARAFPVGVVGEDYKAMLLRDMLAEHDIADDGLIHDAGRTTTTKTRVVARGQQIVRYDEESTESLQAGVKTKVLEFVKKTIDQVDAVIIEDYGKGVICPDLTGEVLAIAREKGKIISVDPKDEHFLLYKNVSVMTPNVHEVATFWGKRINNFDELADAARKLLEETHSEAILVTRGEHGMFLVHNVGEPVTIDTVAKEVYDVTGAGDTVIAVLTLALCAGASMERAARLANYAAGVVVSEIGAATVTAEALVASLVSDSELGLGD, encoded by the coding sequence TTGAGCAAAGATGACTTGAATGAGTATCGGCGGCTGGTCGATTTGTTCAAGGACAAGAGCATTATGGTCGTCGGCGATCTGATGGTCGATCAATACATGTGGGGCGAGGTCTCTCGCGTGTCGCAGGAGGCTCCGGTGCCGATTGTCCTGATCAACAAGCGCAGTTTTCGACTAGGAGGCGCCTGCAATGTTGCCAATAACATCGCGATGCTTGGCGCACGTGCGTTTCCAGTTGGCGTGGTGGGTGAGGATTACAAGGCGATGTTACTGCGAGACATGCTCGCCGAGCACGATATCGCCGACGACGGCTTAATACATGACGCCGGCAGGACGACAACCACGAAGACGCGCGTAGTGGCCCGAGGCCAGCAGATCGTTCGCTACGATGAGGAGAGCACCGAGTCGCTTCAGGCCGGGGTAAAGACTAAGGTCCTTGAGTTCGTCAAGAAGACGATCGACCAAGTTGACGCTGTGATTATCGAGGATTACGGCAAAGGTGTAATCTGTCCAGACCTCACCGGGGAGGTGCTGGCTATCGCGCGGGAAAAAGGGAAGATAATCTCGGTCGATCCCAAAGACGAGCACTTCCTGCTCTACAAGAACGTCAGCGTGATGACGCCTAACGTTCACGAGGTCGCAACGTTCTGGGGCAAGAGAATAAACAACTTTGACGAGCTTGCGGATGCCGCCCGCAAGCTGCTCGAAGAGACGCACTCGGAGGCGATCTTAGTTACACGCGGCGAGCACGGGATGTTCCTTGTGCACAATGTAGGTGAACCCGTGACCATTGATACAGTTGCGAAAGAGGTTTACGACGTAACCGGGGCGGGTGACACAGTGATAGCTGTTCTCACGCTTGCGCTTTGTGCGGGCGCCTCGATGGAACGGGCGGCTCGACTTGCGAATTATGCGGCGGGTGTTGTCGTAAGCGAGATTGGCGCCGCAACCGTTACTGCCGAGGCGTTAGTTGCCTCGTTGGTTAGTGATTCGGAACTTGGTCTGGGGGATTAG